DNA from Aphis gossypii isolate Hap1 chromosome 3, ASM2018417v2, whole genome shotgun sequence:
cacagcgttaacataatattacttacaatattgtattttataactgtacctaaatataatttttaaatttcaatacatcATATCTATgactatattacaatacataaaatattaatactttttttctttttttacactggattattatttaatgttttaacaaaCCCTTCCTGTAAGGTCGGCCTTTAATGCAGAGTTTTTTTGAATCCTCGTTAAATGGCAGGTAATATGTCGCGAGAAGAGTTTTATCAGGATCACTCGAATGTGCATAACAACTATACAAGAAATATTGCATACACTTTGAGTAACGTTCCACAATATTGAATCTGTGTTTGACAAATCAAAAACATATGATgacaaattaacaataacatattttatgcattaaattagataactatatacataggtatgtactatatattataatagccagTAAggaatattacttatatactataacaatCACTTAAACCATTGATATTGCAAAGCAGATATTAccgttattacatattatgacgTACTATACATATCACACATGTGAAGCAATCCTGCAATTATAAGGttattgtattgttgtaataaaataagtcaCATTGATGCATCTGTATGGttacttatatcatattaatatacaccaCGACACACATAAATCATCGTCCATCTCTTGacgtataaacataatttcatttaaacatcatttaaaaataatttttactctaTTCTTTACAATCCAgaaataatgcaatattacaGTACCTAGTACTGTTACCAGTACCATgcacttatatattatctttttaaaatgatctAACTTATTCCCTATTCCCGTTTTCAATCTTTCATGTATAAATAAGCAATAATTAAGACTGACATTTATGTAACCTCTTTCTAAAGTCTAAGAAGCTAGTACTCGAAAAAGAACTTCTacgtagtaataaaatatacctatgtttgttcattatacaatatagcgtagttaaaaagttaattaactaaaatagttaGTAAATTTTCGAATCAACTTAATAACTTACCTATCTTGTTATaagtagtatttattatatttctttcctagttaatttgaaaaaaaaaatacttaaaaatcatatttatgtgCTTAtctgtaaatgtatattattttgttaaattgcattataaacaataatcttatatatataataaaacatattttttagtctattattttaactaaccCAAAAGAGTTATTTTCTAAGCTTTTACAGTTAATgtgcaataagaaaaaataaaagaatgttattataataatattttttacaactagttattatttaaattatttaaaattgtaaaatcacaatattatgtgtgtgtgtgacagatggtaattaaaataaaataaataaaatgtcttaaattttgtttcgtCTGAATTAGATtagtatttttcttaataggtagtatgttttaaatattaagagtcaattacttataatatattttaattattaaattatagcttaaatttcttaatgtaactattaattttattcaataactcatctatctttaattatattatattaaactataataattattattattattcaataatatactgaCGGGCAATAGTATAAGTCTGGATATTCGTTATTTTCAGAAATCCTTTGGAGCAAGTCTGTAATCTTAGGTACGGTACTGCAATTGCCCATTTGTTCGGTATCTGGGCAAATCCATTCGACTGCAATCTCGGATTTCGCCAACATCATTAGTGGAACtgtaaataaagaaataaaaatctaatttattaaatacttcgAAAAGAAAACGATGTACctgtgacataatattataaacgcgtGAGAAACAAATCCTGAATTTGACCAtggttatgttataattttgtaaaaataataataatatttaatattttgataaaattatggtaCTCACAGAATACGAAGAATAGTTTCAGCAtatctgtaatataatatacaatatttaaaatctttatttgttacttataagttataagtttgtACATctcaattaatgaataaaacattgaaataaattaaatttactacatGTTATATTCTTGTAGgtgttttgtttattgatcattatttattaatcataactaACTCAGAAAATAaagacatattaataaatacaaagtcTTCTAAATTGTAGGTGACAAAAATCACGAAAATCGCGTAAAAACCAATATAATCCAGATcctattctaaaatatttattattgtaaaattgaattttttttcaaaaattttagtaaataaaatttcaatcataggtaattattttccaGTTAAATACTGTAATACGTGCGTTGTACAATGTAAAACGCATGTGATGTCTATGACATTTCTGACTCATATACTGTAGAATAAATTCatatggtaataaataatcataaaataaataattaacatcgaTGACgactaacaataaatttaaaacaaaaatcgatTACCAATagcattgataataaatagatgttaataaaaactaagacaatcctaataataattgacaataaaataattaaattttatatttcttaccCATGATTAATATAGCAATCTATAAcagctataaataattatctattgaaTAAGTGCGTCGAATACGTATGTAACTGTTACTACCTATAacgattttatacaaaaatttactaaaaacgactttaaataataactcaacGGAAAATCACAATTGATCCTATGCCCAAAGGAGAGAACCAAACTATCCCTCGAATACTCCGACCAAAACAAGACTAACGATTTTGATTTTCCCCAACCGGTTTTAATATGACCGGTTTGCGAGCAGTTCAATGGGGTGGGGCAGaacgatttattattcgtTAACACAGAATTCTTTTCTGTGGacgtatttttctataatcggttttcaaaacatttttacagatagaaaaatatttcaatatcatgccatttattgatattgataagtgttttaaaattcaatatataatacaatagataGGATAttgctataattaaaatttgaaccaaattattaataaataaataattgaataggtaatataattaatggatattgtgttataaccatcattttgttaacattaatttatccagttatgttttaaaagttacCCGATatcaattcataatattactatggCAAATCAGCAAATCAAGTTTTCACCACCGGTATCAAGTCTTTAACCGTAGAGAGAAAAATACAAACCAAGGGGAGCGCACACAATGAAAACAGTAGTGTTTATTAgtgttaaatacctacattccATAAGGCGTCAAGCAACCTGTCTGACCTAACCTCTACCAACCTACGTCTTACATGAATTGAAATTGAATTGTATCGACCCTCGTCATTGTCGTCAAACAAACAGATGGTTTGGggtcttttatatttttccttgCATGGTACAATCGTAAATAGCATGTAGTACCAGCGTCGACGTTACGTTATTATAACCCTACAGCACCTGCGATCGTAAAATAACAGGTTTTCGTTGTAACGAGGGTGTCTGGATCTTGCAGCaggtagttaatattatactaactacAGGTGTTATCAAATCCTTCAAAAATTAGTCTTACAAGAATcaaaaagtattgaaaatacgTAGACataattttggttatttatttaaaaacattaagattttatttaaatgaaatcagATATTATGAtgtcattgaaaataaattaatcataaggacttgtattttgtatcataatatctatatttttttattttctatgtacaatgacattttcaaaatatttagattagttgattaattaattttaagctaatTATTCAAAGAACTAAGAACATGTTCGGAACAATAACCATACGCCACGGTTTGGACTTAAaagttagtaataataatttaaaatatattctaaattaataaataaaaaataatcaataattataaaatatacgtgatgatattatatcgttgtataataacatattatacacctaatatttgaatacatagGACGATAGGGTAAGATATTATTCGATAGCCGTGGAATGCGAGAAAGTATCAaggtcataattttttatgacttaaattatttgttatttggtcattattatattacactactaaaaaattgaacggttattaaatatctatattttaataattaaaaccttAATTTTACCCCTGTATTATTCACTAAGCTATATTGTTCATTGATCTTATATAGAGTATTACACtcaaatataaaagataataataaaatatttactgttcTATGATATGACCGtcgatattttatatcaaaactacttataatttatatataataaaataatttgcaaattttcatgattttgatgaattgtcaatatttgaacttcaaatgctaataaaaaaaaatgtgaatgtGTATTCTTATACTTTTGAATCACTAACCTACTCataaggaactttgtattaaattttcaaatattttgactgagccaaaaaaagttatcgatatttataaaaaaaaaaactaaacaaaataggcttaaaataagtaaaataatttaaaaaaattatattgattattttatcaacatcTAGATGTATGTCCCGATGAATAAACATCATAGCTAGTCTATTGGCCTCGTCTATATAAAAATCCAGTACAATAAGTAACTTATCCTAACTTATAACTGCTAACCTTTACTGTTATatagtagatattaaatattctccaaaataattaaaagattacTTCGTTCATTGTTGATCTAAGATATATTTAGCATACTGCTTCTAACACACTTTTGATGATTACATCTTGACtggctatttttatttatttttacttagtttattttatttttattttattttttgtacagaatataataatatattatatatattatacctttagatacgttatatagttatataatatatattatatagatacctataataaaaaatttctctCCATTTCAtctacttgaaattttttaccctatataatacacacaatacACCTACATTAAATGAATGGCACATTATCAATCACACGAAGTATAAAGTGAATACTTATTgactattaagtttaaattatagttaggtacctatatctcaatatttttaatcaacctaatgaaataaatgatttcatttcatattatatcataggcATTAAGCACTATTTCAcagaatatgtaatatacttttaaaatttatcacttttacacttattcaattttttttttttaagtgtatacAGCATAGGGAAACggcttaaatatatattttctaatagttttaaagtgatagttaaaattattgatacttATTGATATCTtgcatacctacctacaatttACAAACTAGCCTAACGATTAAATAACTATCTATACGAACTAAGAgaaacttattagttataattgtaatagatACATTCTATCATTAtacttcttttaaaatatatacggaacttaacattttttttatattttaataattttataatcatttatacctatggtgaatattaattgtaaaaattagtacctatattatacaataataaatatgagtttaaactttaaaataattattttttagctttTAATGTGAAAGTTAACGACTATTCAGTATGCACTTATGTCCTAATGaacttaattttcattattaacaactatattactatttacagtCTACAAAACTACAACGCATAATgcatatgattaatattatatatttatatttattgtacttatatagtaattaaatgctattattatccaaaaaatatttattttcaagatcttaaaagtttataataattagaaagtatataatttttgaaattaaataatgtgtatctgaaataataggtatttatctatttcaatAGTTGTTGCATATAAACACGTATTTGATAGTTTGTAAAAACAACACGTCACGATCGTGATAGCTCCAACTAGTTCCTGTATTGATAtcgtatttaaacttaatgcaGAAACCTGAGTCAATTATCCGATTATTATATGctaagttaatatatatttacaaaaattaatagaatctACAATAATGGTACAAAAAAGCATTCACTGCAGACGCTGTTTAAGTCAATTTCCTataacaaagtaaaaaaaaaatattaaaaatattaaatattaatatcatgagGACAACTGCTAGCACACATCCGCTATTTAAAAGAGgctatatatgtaatatgcagttttaataatcttataaatatattgaaatatcgaTTCAAAGTATTTGAAAGTGGCCCCatgttaataacaataccGATTATTGCGTTGTTgcttaataataagattttattttacaaaaacggTTTTGATCGGGACTAACTTACCATTTACCaataaggtaataaataataacccaGTAAACACAGCACGTATAATCAAcactaataataagaaaactttggtgtatgtatatattatgtagtaattattcgtataatatacgttaaagAAGATAGATTTTACGTTGACAATACACGTATTCGTGCATTTTTCGTGATAAAATTACGTTTATTCTAAGTTGATGATTTGTTGATTATTGCCTCATTAGTTAGTCAAAATTACGCCGAAATATGGTGGGTAAggatttacatatattttacgtcTTGTCGAAAATTTGAGATCGATCAGtcccataaataataaagatgtgGTCAgaccacattttttttttattaaaatcgaacCAGTACCTATTTGTGAAGTGGTCgatcaaatgttttaataaaatatcaagtgATACTAGTATACTACTAGCAAGGAGGATATCTACCTTGACTACTATACTAGTGGTAGCCGGTaggtataaactaaaaaaacactagaaattaaaaataaggctagaaataaaaatggttttttgcGATCATATCATGTTGGTTATATctactacattttaaaatacatttaatattttatggttattttcTCCTGATCCATTACTACCACCATCTATTGAAATAGAAAACATTATTAGATCTTCAGAATTTGAAAAGGCTACAGATAGAAAACAGTAGGCATTTACTTAGTTAAGTTAGTATGACAGAAgaagaaataaaaagtttagcTTCAGAAACCATTGgacaacatttaaattcaatgtggTTAATGAAAAGAAGGTAAAGAATTACAGCTAGTAATTTTggactaatatttaaatgcaattcaACGTAATAGATACCCACACACTCTTTTCAAAAAAGCTTATTGGAACATATAAATGgggttaaaaaaaacaaaaaacacataatagaGGAATTTGAACAAGAAACTGGAAAAATAGTATCTGTTACTGGATTATGGCTTCATTCATCAGGTGTTATGGGTGTTTCACCTGATGGCTTAGTTGGTCAAGATATCTATTATTGAAGTCAAGTGCTGAAGTGCCCATATCCTTATCGTAATGAACTTTTAATTCAtgggctaaaaaaaaataaatcatacataatttattatgatgaaaatgattttataagaatCAACAAGAATCATGAACACTATGCACAAATACAAGGGCAACTTTGTATCCTACAAAgacaaatttgttatttagttatatggACACTTAAGGATTTAGTTATAGTTGAAGTTCCCAAACATGAACAAtggattgaaaatattgataaaattaaacacttttattttaaggaatttattccttatttattaaaataataaataatatataatatatttaataataataaataacaataaaataatgataatattgtctatagtaaatattttttggtttatattttttaattgtttaaaacttaattttctaTTGGCTGTAAATAAAACATGTCTACTTTTTTAATCAGTGGATATTGGAAATTTGTTAAAGCTCCacatactttaattaatattatgaagcaTACGGTACCAATTTTGAAGGAATAAATTCtaagattttttaagtttttgcacattttcaaaaaaaaaaatacttcgggatttttattttcaagattGGTACTATGTTAAATGATAGTTCTTATCACAATTGAAATTTGAGATATCCGTTCTTAACCTACCGTTCACTGTTAAGGCGTTCAGCCGATGTTTACAACTTCACGAGTTCTCAAGTCGCAACTTTACCAGCATCCCGGAGCAGCAGCTTTTGAAAACTGACTTTTGATTGCCGCCGTTAAGACTTGAAAGGTTACTCTCacttattgtttatactaattttatacaattttatgagtTGCTTTATCGTTCAATGATCGAATCCTGCAGATATGTATTTGTTCTAACAGGCAAGAAAACTTAATTTTGTGTatctaatacttaaataaattcaatgttattttaaattttagttggtATTGAaagatatacttaatacttttgtTCGCGTGTCTGATTATTTAacactaaaatgtatatttttaattactgtcTCCGGAGTAGAGTTAATTCTTCGATAATTTCTACAATGAAACGATCGCATACAATGTTCTCGAGAACTTCAATAGTTCATAACAATCGCACGCTTCTACCCATCAATCGGTTACCCGGATATTTGATGCCGGAACGCTGTTTTATGAAAAAGATGGGCGAGAAACCCGCTTACaatgtgtacaataaaaaagcTGCTCAAGACAGGGTTTCACCTACAGAGTACGAACTTATTTATAACGGTACTGGCGAAAAGTATGCACGGTTATTGAGTGGAATGGTAATCGCTGCTATTATAGTCCTTCCATCCACTTTTATTATCGCCTATTTGTATCTTTTGTTTACAGAAGgtaaaatagatttacaaacatatttagatatattgcTTTTACCAAATTCAACATTGGAACTTATGATAATGATTCCTGCATTGTTTCTCTTGAAAATagtatcatacaattttatttcaaaatacgtGGTGAGAATTTACCAACACAATACCAAAAAACAGTATGTGGGAGTGTACATAAATCCAGTTTTACCatggaaaaatataacatgcaCATTCGAAACAGCTATTAAGTTGCCCGATagtataaatgttttcattCCTTGGCACAAAGAATATTATCGACTAGCTGGACACAAATCAATTGTCCTAAGAGAAAGATTTAAAAGGCCTATAGATTATGACAGAATGATTGGTTTAGTTAAGACATTAGATAAGTGATAAATCAACtatttttagtcattattgtgtaaatgttcaagtttctaaaataaatgttaaaaaaaatataatttgtttttaaatttttattcttccagctcatttataaccttaaatacaatcacattaattttttagttaatgtaTTAAGATAaagataattcattttaattatagattctaaaaatagaaaacaacACTTGAGttcataagaatattttttaatacatttttggagtcatatatttattaatattaaaaggtttaattatattatattcaaatcaaacaattattaattttaaattgttggaTGTGATAATCAAcctttttaatgtgtataacataaatttaaaacattttttaatatacaaaatgtatcagTTATTAACTTAACTAAAACAATCTTGgtaacaaattgtattaaaatattagagaaatctaaaattctattaaaaattgatttttcttcataaatgtatattcagATGAGTGcatctttaataaattagaacctatattttaattattacattttcctTACTGAATACCAAcagttaacataatatgcattattctatatttctataaataattaaaatttgattttaatatgaacATTCTTAATAAACTgttcaattaataatgaattaaatttgaacataattaaaacaaatatttttacttaaatattagcaTACTTAgtgatgataattaataagcaTCACATAGATGTTTTAGCACATGTTTTTTCCAGCCGAACTCTACTTATAAACATTGCAATACTTTCGGTtccattaataaattgatgattTTACTATTAGTCTCTTCCCCACCTCCATAGCTAGGTTAAATATGAAAGTAACAAATTGTTGCCAAGGCGTAAATCAAACGATATATTGCATCTATAAGGGGTAAGTaacaatatacaagtatactgCATAATACAACTTGATATAACACCATtgcttataaacattattattatgagatcattctaaatagttataaataattactattaactttaaatggaacaaaatccaaatttaaataacttttttatgacattttatgattcattattaattaataactattagcttattaaatgttatttgtcaaaataataaataaaattattattcttatattttgcatcataaatatttaattttttttcaaaacacaactatttagaatataattacaaattatcataaaaatagactgtaatttacaataataatataaaagaaaacttaattattttattttagtaatgcCAGCATCTTGTGTTTTTTGATACTTAACTGCTTTATGCAAAGCCTCCAAAAACAGATGAACACCATCACATTGTGGTTGTCTTACATAAATAGAATGtgcaataaaagtaattttttttagaacacgGCCACTCAAACCAACACTTtctctaaaacaaaattaataagaaaaatcaatagatattttttactcaattataattatgctataaaaatgtttatttatttgctttttacttggaaatttgatataatttttgtgtagTATTGAGAATTTCTTTTTGTTCAGCATTAACATCAGGAAGACGATCAAATTGATCATGTTCttcaacatttataatcaatttcacctatttttaagtaaataatttataataggtatatatattatatttaattcattaacaaTCATTATTTACTTTGATAAGTTCTTCAATAGCTGCTTTAAGTATAGTGTAAATTGCCATTTCTTGAGGAGGGTTAATTAGCATTTTTATGTCAGCTCGATCAGTAAATGCAGTATCAATGGCTTCTGTTACATTTgatgttgttaaaaatataacatttggaTACCTTTAAAAGATACCCACGACAAACaaataagtaacaataataactttaactaTGAACTAATGTTTACtttcttaaattatcaagTTGTGTGAGTACAGCATTTACAACTCGTATTGAGTCAGATGGTTCAGTACCAGACAACACTGCATCTCGAGCTCGCGTTAAACTCTCTACttcatcaattaatataaataccaatGAATCACCATACTCCAAAacactttttatttgttgGAACATAGACATTACCAATGATCCGCTCTATAATAACATCAATtcacaataattcaaaatagttcactgtttattatttaaaatttaaattcttacttCAGAGAAATATTTGGACAATAAATTGTgactatttatttcaataaattcaaaaaaattgtactgtTGGCCTAAtcgtattgataatttttgggCAAGGGCCTTGCAAATAGATGTCTTACCAGTACCAGGTGGACCATGTAATAGGATTAATCTattatagctaataatattagtattaacatTATGACGTGCAAAATTCATCCCTGTCTGAGCATAGTTTAAAagctaaaacaaataaattttaaaataaataaattatttatacatggcaaatattatgtattaatattttatataattacaatttcttTAACTGGTTCCTGAAACACCAATGACTCCCAAATACCGCAAAAATCTACATTGGGTAATATGCAACGTCTCATTTTGCATGTAGCTTCATCGGATGTGGCATCATCTACTAAACCACTATCATCTAATTTGtagaaatagattttaattaagtatgaaTCTAAGTCTAATGATTCAACTCCTGCctgtaaattattcttaattataatttagttaaaaattaaaaaaacgatttattatattgcataccTCTATTACCActtgttcaatattttcactatcatgtaaattttcaatttcacaAATTTGTATGCTTTTTACATAATCAGATAATCCATCAGTAACAAATGTAGTATGTATTGACTCTGGGATTATCGGTTCAATGTTTTTTAGTTCAAGTCTGATGGCTTTTTCTAATTCAGGAATTTCAATAGCTCTattcaaacattattaataagcaatacatttaatttaatttttaaatgtaaggaatattatttactcatttacatttatctttaataataaaatcataattatttgttataaagatttttaagCTTAATTGGTATGTTTTAGAAgacaaattgtaaatatttttaattttaaattatatactaaatgtttggctaaaacttaaaattaagcacataatacatatttaaatataatgtacatacttCTCGGGTTGTAAAAGCACTTCCACGTGCAAAACATTCTTCATagttaattagaaaaataaattattttattcttaagttAGGTAATAGGTTGTAGTAAGTCTGTTATTCCCTAATGTCTATTTCAGACTTCAGATATTCAGAAATATTCTCTTATATAACGACAAACGTGTATACTGTGTTAAAttgtgtatacctaatataattgtgATTATGGAGTTATTATTtggaaaattcaaaaagttaacatatacaaaatatgataagaTATGTAACGGAAAATTATCCAAggagaatataaaaataataatatcttgaaTGGCGGCTATTTTCAAAGTTATCATTAGTTATAATGCTgtgaactattttttaaattattttaatatacctaagcaTTCatgaatcatatattatactaatatccAAAATCAACAATTCTTCAATTGGCCGTTCGCTCGTTCATTAAATTGGAAGTATCTATTTTCATTTGACCTCTGCCAAAGGTGATAAATTACACAAAAGTGGCTATTATCGATTACCAATTAGGTACCATATCTGTCTTTTTCGAGTTTTTTACTAATGTTCGAGTATAACTTGCCTAAAAGTATATTAGTGATtctactatttagtatttcccATATCAATTAAGCGAAAATTCCAAGCATAACAATTAATTCTTcgcgataaaaatattaaaaatagagaGCTTCatttttatagcttataaaataaacattattcactgaaaaattataaaaaaaattcaactcaCCCACCTCATcagtaatttttcattttacataatCATACCATTAGAACCAATTTAGTATTCTCAATTCAACGGGGATACATTAAA
Protein-coding regions in this window:
- the LOC126550843 gene encoding uncharacterized protein LOC126550843; protein product: MDMLKLFFVFFPLMMLAKSEIAVEWICPDTEQMGNCSTVPKITDLLQRISENNEYPDLYYCPFNIVERYSKCMQYFLYSCYAHSSDPDKTLLATYYLPFNEDSKKLCIKGRPYRKEFIEHAACTNAVLKAEHLWKQYWQQKTSELGELEKKNIDDMPINEKCQLINNYWDSTNMHIRFQCGLRPKSFTAKCLGTCGHFRFY
- the LOC114127704 gene encoding uncharacterized protein LOC114127704, whose translation is MYIFNYCLRSRVNSSIISTMKRSHTMFSRTSIVHNNRTLLPINRLPGYLMPERCFMKKMGEKPAYNVYNKKAAQDRVSPTEYELIYNGTGEKYARLLSGMVIAAIIVLPSTFIIAYLYLLFTEGKIDLQTYLDILLLPNSTLELMIMIPALFLLKIVSYNFISKYVVRIYQHNTKKQYVGVYINPVLPWKNITCTFETAIKLPDSINVFIPWHKEYYRLAGHKSIVLRERFKRPIDYDRMIGLVKTLDK
- the LOC114127710 gene encoding pachytene checkpoint protein 2 homolog; translation: MKNVLHVEVLLQPEKAIEIPELEKAIRLELKNIEPIIPESIHTTFVTDGLSDYVKSIQICEIENLHDSENIEQVVIEAGVESLDLDSYLIKIYFYKLDDSGLVDDATSDEATCKMRRCILPNVDFCGIWESLVFQEPVKEILLNYAQTGMNFARHNVNTNIISYNRLILLHGPPGTGKTSICKALAQKLSIRLGQQYNFFEFIEINSHNLLSKYFSESGSLVMSMFQQIKSVLEYGDSLVFILIDEVESLTRARDAVLSGTEPSDSIRVVNAVLTQLDNLRKYPNVIFLTTSNVTEAIDTAFTDRADIKMLINPPQEMAIYTILKAAIEELIKVKLIINVEEHDQFDRLPDVNAEQKEILNTTQKLYQISKESVGLSGRVLKKITFIAHSIYVRQPQCDGVHLFLEALHKAVKYQKTQDAGITKIK